Proteins found in one Populus alba chromosome 14, ASM523922v2, whole genome shotgun sequence genomic segment:
- the LOC118041659 gene encoding uncharacterized protein: MNIQQQQQSNQKPPSWEAISKHFSLPLSDAANNLGVCVSVLKKICRENGLDRWPYRKYLAGKSIEDIRRYAAREKIKAIADLAKAANKSGIQQQNNENSKPHKLQQQGTKDVLVGRQHITLTPGLAKGLMGLDEFKYGFPSDGLSTATNKWWGSSLSDTQRATDRAGIETDEDDGHQSEEKADAGTSAVIVDEEKGENGKMESNEIDPQGTGLLTSVRKRAVEEGREARKLGVYRTYGVNKLGRKQRALLLRIFGSSLPKQWIQDFSSNRVGL; this comes from the exons atgaatatccagcagcagcaacaatcgAATCAAAAACCGCCCTCCTGGGAAGCCATCTCCAAGcacttctctcttcctctctccgATGCCGCTAACAATCTCG GCGtctgtgtcagtgtgcttaagAAAATCTGCCGCGAGAATGGTCTTGATAGATGGCCATATCGCAAG TACTTAGCTGGAAAGAGCATAGAGGACATTAGAAGGTATGCTGCtagagaaaaaatcaaagccATTGCCGACCTCGCCAAGGCTGCTAACAAAag TGGTATCCAGCAGCAAAACAATGAGAATTCCAAACCTCACAAATTGCAGCAACAAGGAACTAAGGATGTTCTAGTTGGGCGGCAACATATCACGCTCACTCCAGGGTTGGCAAAAGGATTGATGGGTTTGGATGAGTTTAAATATGGATTTCCATCAGATGGTTTATCAACAGCTACGAATAAATGGTGGGGTAGCAGCCTGTCTGATACTCAAAGGGCCACTGATAGAGCTGGAATTGAGACTGATGAAGATGACGGCCATCAATCTGAAGAAAAGGCAGATGCTGGTACCAGTGCGGTGATTGTAGACGAAGAGAAAGGTGAGAATGGAAAGATGGAGAGTAATGAAATTGATCCACAAGGGACTGGTTTATTGACGTCTGTTAGGAAAAGAGCTGTTGAAGAAGGGCGAGAAGCACGTAAACTTGGTGTCTACCGCACTTATGGTGTAAACAAGTTAGGCAGGAAACAGAGAGCTTTGCTTCTTCGAATATTTGGATCTTCATTGCCAAAACAATGGATTCAGGACTTCAGTTCAAATAGAGTTGGATTGTAG